In Streptomyces sp. NBC_01439, the following are encoded in one genomic region:
- a CDS encoding glycerophosphodiester phosphodiesterase translates to MTQGGAARRTVLGAAVLAAGTGITGLAAGSAAADDGYGHGDGRGNGDGGHRDLPHPTVIGHRGASGYRPEHTIGSYQLALDLGADVIEQDLVPTKDGHLVCRHENEIGGTTDVADHPEFTARRTTKSVDGVAVTGWFTEDFTLAELKTLRAKERIPAVRQRNTLYDGQWAVPTFEEVLRWADREGKRRGRRVWLHVETKHPSYFRGLGLGLEEPLAKLLRRYGRDGRSAAVFLQSFEPSSIQRLSRLVSAPRVVLLSAAATRPWDFEVAKDPRTVADLVKPEGLKWIAGFAQGIGPTMDLILPRDAAGKLGAPTTLVKDAHARGLLLHPYTARNENSFLPAEYRKGTDPTAYGDALGAFRTYFEQGIDGIFTDNPDTGLLAAEAFRPGRRPVNR, encoded by the coding sequence ATGACACAGGGTGGGGCAGCGCGGCGCACGGTCCTGGGGGCGGCCGTCCTGGCGGCGGGGACCGGGATCACGGGACTCGCGGCGGGTTCCGCCGCCGCGGACGACGGCTACGGCCACGGCGACGGCCGCGGAAACGGTGACGGGGGCCACCGGGACCTTCCCCACCCGACGGTCATCGGCCATCGCGGAGCCAGCGGGTACCGTCCGGAGCACACGATCGGTTCCTACCAGCTCGCCCTCGACCTGGGCGCCGACGTCATCGAGCAGGACCTCGTCCCGACCAAGGACGGCCACCTGGTGTGCCGCCACGAGAACGAGATCGGCGGGACCACCGACGTCGCCGACCACCCCGAGTTCACCGCGCGGCGCACCACGAAGTCCGTCGACGGGGTCGCCGTCACCGGCTGGTTCACCGAGGACTTCACCCTGGCCGAGCTGAAGACCCTGCGCGCGAAGGAACGCATCCCCGCCGTCCGCCAGCGCAACACGCTCTACGACGGCCAGTGGGCCGTGCCCACCTTCGAAGAGGTGCTCCGCTGGGCCGACCGCGAGGGCAAGCGGCGCGGCAGGCGGGTGTGGCTGCACGTCGAGACCAAGCACCCCAGCTACTTCCGGGGTCTGGGCCTCGGCCTGGAGGAGCCCCTCGCCAAGCTCCTGCGCCGCTACGGGCGCGACGGACGCAGCGCCGCCGTCTTCCTCCAGTCCTTCGAGCCCTCCAGCATCCAGCGGCTCTCCCGGCTGGTCTCCGCGCCCCGCGTGGTCCTGCTCTCCGCGGCCGCCACCCGCCCCTGGGACTTCGAGGTGGCCAAGGACCCGCGCACGGTCGCCGACCTGGTCAAGCCCGAGGGCCTGAAGTGGATCGCCGGCTTCGCCCAGGGCATCGGCCCGACCATGGACCTGATCCTCCCGCGCGACGCGGCCGGCAAGCTCGGCGCCCCGACCACCCTGGTGAAGGACGCCCACGCCCGGGGGCTGTTGCTGCACCCCTACACCGCGCGCAACGAGAACAGCTTCCTGCCCGCCGAGTACCGCAAGGGGACCGACCCCACCGCGTACGGGGACGCCCTCGGTGCCTTCCGGACCTACTTCGAACAGGGCATCGACGGGATCTTCACCGACAACCCGGACACCGGGCTGCTCGCGGCGGAGGCCTTCCGCCCGGGCCGACGCCCCGTCAACCGCTGA
- a CDS encoding sigma-70 family RNA polymerase sigma factor, translating into MDLLKADYVDKLGPLLSAEAAAEAPGTGMDAADLEQAVWVRLLESGRHAPDPAEPAEPARWLRRAVRAEARLARRRARREIPYGHRQHPVDGSAPAGAAPAAEPEDALLHGEENRALRSAVARLPGRCPELMKALLSPRDLTYREIAGELGISQGSLGPVRSRCLGCLRRMLAAEVAAPGLRGKER; encoded by the coding sequence ATGGACCTGCTGAAGGCTGACTACGTCGACAAGCTCGGCCCGCTCCTCTCCGCCGAGGCGGCCGCGGAGGCCCCGGGCACCGGAATGGACGCGGCCGACCTGGAACAAGCCGTCTGGGTCAGGCTGCTGGAGAGCGGCCGGCACGCGCCCGATCCGGCCGAACCCGCGGAGCCGGCGCGGTGGCTGCGCCGGGCGGTCCGGGCGGAGGCCCGCCTGGCCCGGCGCCGGGCCAGGCGGGAAATCCCGTACGGCCACCGCCAGCACCCTGTGGACGGGAGCGCACCGGCCGGCGCAGCCCCCGCGGCCGAGCCCGAAGACGCCCTCCTGCACGGCGAGGAGAACCGCGCACTCCGATCGGCGGTCGCCCGTTTACCCGGCCGCTGTCCCGAGCTGATGAAGGCACTTCTTTCGCCCAGAGACCTCACTTACCGTGAAATCGCAGGAGAGTTGGGTATCTCACAAGGAAGTTTGGGGCCCGTCCGTTCCCGTTGCCTGGGATGTCTGCGCAGAATGCTGGCTGCAGAGGTTGCGGCTCCTGGCCTGCGGGGAAAGGAGCGGTAG
- a CDS encoding GNAT family N-acetyltransferase, which yields MGMSVTISAAAAEDAEQIFKLQYLAFQREAELYGNYLIQPLTQSLDSLKGELATDTVLVARLGDEIVGTVRGNVDEDGTGKIAKLCVHPRLQGHGLGARLLRAVEEALAGPGRTARFRLHTGHKSEANLRLYRKAGYVKVGGRTASDGVQLVILEKEAKDPTDFTVSA from the coding sequence ATGGGCATGAGCGTGACCATTTCGGCGGCGGCTGCCGAGGACGCTGAGCAGATCTTCAAACTGCAGTACCTGGCCTTCCAGCGGGAGGCCGAGCTGTACGGCAACTACCTCATCCAGCCGCTCACCCAGTCCCTGGACTCCCTCAAGGGGGAACTGGCGACGGACACCGTCCTGGTGGCCCGGCTCGGCGACGAGATCGTCGGAACCGTGCGCGGCAACGTCGACGAGGACGGCACCGGCAAGATCGCCAAGCTCTGCGTGCACCCCCGACTGCAGGGTCACGGCCTCGGGGCGCGCCTGCTGCGCGCGGTCGAGGAAGCCCTGGCGGGCCCCGGCCGCACCGCCCGCTTCCGCCTGCACACCGGACACAAGAGCGAGGCGAACCTGCGCCTCTACCGCAAGGCCGGCTACGTCAAGGTCGGCGGCCGCACCGCGTCCGACGGCGTCCAGCTGGTGATCCTGGAGAAGGAAGCCAAGGACCCGACGGACTTCACGGTCAGCGCGTAG
- a CDS encoding methionine ABC transporter ATP-binding protein, translated as MITTSGLTKVYQSRGREVTALDGVDLHVREGEVYGVIGQSGAGKSSLIRCVNLLERPTTGTVTVDGVDLTALAGRGRRAGKELRQARSRIGMVFQHFNLLSSRTVQANVELPLEILGISGRERSRKALELLDLVGLADKAKAYPTQLSGGQKQRVGIARALAGDPKVLLSDEATSALDPETTRSVLGLLRDLNQQLGLTVLLITHEMDVVKTVCDSAALMKNGRIIESGTVAELLATPGSELAGELFPVTGTATGPDRTVVDVTFHGEAAVRPVISQLSRTYNIDISILGAAMDTVAGRQIGRMRIELPGGYEDNVVPVGFLREQGLQVDVIDEIDNELAELVKDGAK; from the coding sequence GTGATCACCACATCAGGCCTCACGAAGGTCTACCAGTCCCGTGGCCGCGAGGTCACCGCCCTGGACGGCGTCGATCTCCACGTCCGCGAGGGCGAGGTCTACGGAGTCATCGGCCAGAGCGGCGCAGGCAAATCCTCCCTGATCCGCTGCGTCAACCTGCTGGAGCGCCCCACCACCGGCACGGTGACCGTGGACGGCGTCGACCTCACCGCCCTCGCCGGCCGCGGCCGCCGCGCGGGCAAGGAGCTCCGCCAGGCCCGCAGCCGCATCGGCATGGTCTTCCAGCACTTCAACCTGCTGTCCTCGCGCACCGTCCAGGCCAACGTCGAGCTGCCCCTGGAGATCCTCGGCATCTCCGGCCGCGAGCGCTCCCGCAAGGCCCTCGAACTCCTCGACCTGGTCGGCCTCGCCGACAAGGCCAAGGCCTACCCGACCCAGCTCTCCGGCGGCCAGAAGCAGCGCGTCGGCATCGCCCGCGCCCTGGCCGGCGATCCCAAGGTGCTGCTGTCCGACGAGGCCACCAGCGCCCTGGACCCCGAGACCACCCGCTCCGTCCTCGGGCTGCTGCGCGACCTCAACCAGCAGCTCGGCCTCACCGTGCTGCTCATCACGCACGAGATGGACGTGGTCAAGACCGTCTGCGACTCGGCCGCCCTGATGAAGAACGGCCGGATCATCGAGTCCGGCACCGTCGCCGAACTCCTCGCCACCCCCGGCTCCGAGCTCGCCGGCGAACTCTTCCCGGTCACCGGCACCGCCACCGGCCCCGACCGCACGGTCGTCGACGTCACCTTCCACGGCGAAGCCGCCGTCCGGCCGGTCATCTCGCAGCTCTCGCGCACGTACAACATCGACATCTCGATCCTCGGCGCCGCGATGGACACCGTCGCGGGCCGGCAGATCGGCCGCATGCGCATCGAACTGCCCGGCGGTTACGAGGACAACGTCGTGCCGGTCGGCTTCCTGCGCGAGCAGGGCCTCCAGGTCGACGTCATCGACGAGATCGACAACGAACTGGCCGAGCTGGTCAAGGACGGTGCCAAGTGA
- a CDS encoding methionine ABC transporter permease gives MTWSEMQPLLTQGTYDTLYMVLWSTLVTVLGGLPIGILLVLTDKGGLLQNQPLNKVLGVIVNIGRSLPFIILLIFLIPVTTAVVGTFIGPTAMIVPLAIGAVPFFARLVETAVREVDHGLIEAVESMGGGIPTLVGKVLLPQALPSLVAGVTTTVITLVGYSAMAGAVGGEGLGSKAITYGFQRFETGFMIATVVVLIALVTVIQLLGDGAVRLLARRGRAA, from the coding sequence GTGACCTGGTCCGAAATGCAGCCCCTGCTCACCCAGGGCACCTACGACACCCTCTACATGGTGCTGTGGTCCACCCTGGTGACCGTGCTCGGCGGCCTGCCCATCGGCATCCTGCTGGTCCTCACCGACAAGGGCGGCCTCCTGCAGAACCAGCCGCTCAACAAGGTCCTCGGCGTGATCGTGAACATAGGCCGCTCGCTGCCGTTCATCATCCTGCTGATCTTCCTGATCCCGGTCACCACGGCGGTCGTCGGCACCTTCATCGGCCCCACCGCCATGATCGTCCCGCTCGCCATCGGCGCCGTCCCCTTCTTCGCCCGGCTCGTCGAGACCGCCGTCCGCGAGGTGGACCACGGTCTCATCGAGGCCGTCGAGTCCATGGGCGGCGGCATCCCCACCCTGGTCGGCAAGGTGCTCCTCCCGCAGGCCCTGCCCTCCCTGGTCGCCGGTGTCACCACCACCGTCATCACCCTTGTCGGCTACTCGGCCATGGCCGGCGCCGTCGGCGGCGAAGGACTGGGCTCCAAGGCCATCACCTACGGCTTCCAGCGCTTCGAGACCGGCTTCATGATCGCCACCGTCGTGGTCCTGATCGCCCTCGTCACGGTGATCCAGCTGCTCGGCGACGGGGCGGTCCGCCTCCTCGCCCGCCGCGGCAGGGCCGCCTGA
- a CDS encoding MetQ/NlpA family ABC transporter substrate-binding protein, with amino-acid sequence MRKNIKLTALAATATALALGLTACGSSSDPSSAKADGGKADESKPLVIAASPSPHADVLNFVKDKLAAKEGLKLEVKEFTDYVLPNTATEQGQVDGNYFQHKPYLDDFNKKNNTHVVPVANVHLEPLGLYSKKIKAIGDIKAGQTIAVPNDTTNEGRALQLLAANNLITLKEGVGTSAKLSDITDKKGLEFKELEAATVPRALNDVDAAVINGNYALEAKLSPAKDALILEKAEGNPYANFLAVKDGNQNDPRIQKLAKLLNSDEVKKFIEEKYQGSVIPAFGAPAAS; translated from the coding sequence GTGCGTAAGAACATCAAGCTCACCGCCCTCGCCGCCACGGCCACCGCGCTCGCCCTCGGCCTCACCGCCTGCGGCAGCTCCTCGGACCCGTCGTCGGCGAAGGCCGACGGCGGCAAGGCCGACGAGAGCAAGCCCCTCGTCATAGCCGCCTCCCCGAGCCCCCACGCCGACGTCCTGAACTTCGTCAAGGACAAGCTCGCGGCCAAGGAAGGCCTCAAGCTGGAGGTCAAGGAGTTCACGGACTACGTCCTGCCGAACACCGCCACCGAGCAGGGCCAGGTCGACGGCAACTACTTCCAGCACAAGCCGTACCTCGACGACTTCAACAAGAAGAACAACACCCACGTCGTGCCCGTCGCGAACGTGCACCTGGAGCCCCTCGGCCTCTACTCCAAGAAGATCAAGGCCATCGGTGACATCAAGGCCGGCCAGACCATCGCCGTCCCCAACGACACCACCAACGAGGGCCGCGCGCTCCAGCTGCTCGCCGCCAACAACCTGATCACCCTCAAGGAGGGTGTCGGCACCAGCGCCAAGCTGTCCGACATCACCGACAAGAAGGGCCTGGAGTTCAAGGAGCTGGAGGCCGCCACGGTCCCGCGCGCCCTGAACGACGTGGACGCCGCGGTCATCAACGGCAACTACGCCCTCGAGGCCAAGCTCTCGCCCGCCAAGGACGCGCTGATCCTCGAGAAGGCCGAGGGCAACCCCTACGCCAACTTCCTCGCGGTCAAGGACGGCAACCAGAACGACCCGCGGATCCAGAAGCTGGCCAAGCTGCTGAACTCCGACGAGGTCAAGAAGTTCATCGAGGAGAAGTACCAGGGCTCGGTCATTCCGGCCTTCGGCGCCCCGGCCGCTTCCTGA
- a CDS encoding GNAT family N-acetyltransferase, producing the protein MTTTFPDVTISTDRLVLRPFEEEDVTALTEMMNDEHVTAWTGVPHPYTRAEAHAWATRHSHAERTEGRGIVFAVTEFLTQRLVGIVHLQGTNWHTRATEVGYVTAPWARGEGYASESVLAVAQWLFRAQGFERLELRTAADNTASQQVAQKIGCISEGVLRNAWIVRTQTVDGGWVDTRTDLIVWSLVPEDLDEVDGYDSYGSYDGYARSTAFPHRADANGHPVGADWN; encoded by the coding sequence ATGACTACCACCTTCCCGGACGTCACCATCAGCACGGACCGGCTGGTGCTGCGCCCCTTCGAGGAAGAGGACGTCACCGCGCTGACCGAGATGATGAACGACGAGCACGTCACCGCCTGGACCGGTGTGCCCCACCCCTACACCCGCGCCGAAGCGCACGCCTGGGCCACCCGGCACTCCCACGCGGAACGCACCGAGGGCCGCGGCATCGTCTTCGCCGTCACCGAGTTCCTCACCCAGCGCCTCGTCGGCATCGTGCACCTCCAGGGCACCAACTGGCACACCCGCGCCACCGAGGTCGGCTACGTCACCGCCCCCTGGGCCCGCGGCGAGGGCTACGCCAGCGAGTCCGTCCTGGCAGTCGCCCAATGGCTCTTCCGCGCCCAGGGGTTCGAGCGGCTCGAACTGCGCACCGCCGCCGACAACACCGCCTCGCAGCAGGTGGCCCAGAAGATCGGCTGCATCAGCGAGGGCGTCCTGCGCAACGCGTGGATAGTGCGGACGCAGACGGTCGACGGCGGTTGGGTCGACACCCGCACCGACCTCATCGTCTGGAGCCTGGTCCCCGAAGACCTCGACGAGGTCGACGGCTACGACAGCTACGGCAGCTACGACGGATACGCCCGCAGCACCGCCTTCCCGCACCGGGCCGACGCGAACGGCCACCCCGTCGGCGCCGACTGGAACTGA
- the cbiE gene encoding precorrin-6y C5,15-methyltransferase (decarboxylating) subunit CbiE — protein sequence MADRVTVIGWDGSPLTAGARSALSAATLVAGAAHHLALPEVPPTAERIRLGSVGLAARRIAGHRGTAVVFADGDPGFFGAVRVLRAPEHGLEVEVFPAVSSVAAAFARAGMPWDDAQVVVAHPRTLRRAVNVCRAHAKVAVLTSPGAGPAELALLLEGVHRTFVVCEELGTDREQVSVLTSDKAADHSWRDPNVVIVIGGGGPAPAEAGWLLGQSTARSVDRGWAGPQADAGEGESAQLRAAQLARLGPRTGDLLWDIGAGSGGVAVDSAALGAAVIAVDADPAACDRVTAAARERGVQLQAVAGRAPQVLENLPEPDVVRVGGGGAAVVAAVAERRPERIVSHASTRDEAEAIGRALTEHGYAVECALLQSVALDTRTWAEQDRSVVFLLAAQRPATR from the coding sequence ATGGCCGACCGGGTCACGGTGATCGGCTGGGACGGTTCGCCCCTGACCGCGGGCGCCCGGTCCGCGCTCTCCGCCGCCACCCTCGTGGCCGGCGCCGCGCACCACCTCGCCCTCCCCGAAGTACCGCCCACCGCGGAGCGCATCCGCCTGGGCAGTGTCGGCCTCGCCGCACGCCGCATCGCCGGCCACCGCGGCACCGCGGTGGTCTTCGCCGACGGGGACCCGGGCTTCTTCGGCGCCGTACGCGTCCTGCGCGCCCCGGAGCACGGCCTGGAGGTCGAGGTGTTCCCGGCCGTGTCCTCCGTGGCCGCCGCCTTCGCCCGCGCCGGCATGCCCTGGGACGACGCGCAGGTGGTCGTCGCCCACCCCCGCACCCTGCGCCGCGCGGTCAACGTCTGCCGCGCCCACGCCAAGGTCGCCGTCCTCACCTCACCCGGCGCCGGCCCCGCGGAACTCGCACTGCTCCTCGAAGGAGTGCACCGCACCTTCGTCGTCTGCGAGGAACTCGGCACGGACCGGGAGCAGGTGAGCGTCCTCACCTCCGACAAGGCCGCCGACCACAGCTGGCGCGACCCGAACGTCGTCATCGTCATCGGGGGCGGGGGACCGGCCCCCGCCGAGGCGGGCTGGCTCCTCGGCCAGAGCACCGCCCGGTCCGTCGACCGCGGCTGGGCCGGGCCGCAGGCCGACGCGGGAGAAGGCGAGTCCGCCCAGCTCCGCGCGGCCCAACTCGCCCGGCTCGGCCCGCGCACCGGCGACCTCCTCTGGGACATCGGCGCCGGATCCGGCGGCGTGGCCGTGGATTCGGCCGCCCTCGGCGCCGCCGTCATCGCGGTGGACGCCGACCCGGCCGCCTGCGACCGCGTAACTGCCGCCGCCCGCGAGCGCGGAGTGCAGCTGCAGGCCGTCGCCGGGCGGGCGCCGCAGGTACTGGAGAACCTGCCCGAGCCCGATGTCGTCCGCGTCGGCGGTGGCGGCGCCGCCGTTGTCGCGGCCGTCGCCGAACGCCGTCCCGAACGGATCGTCAGCCACGCCTCCACCCGCGACGAGGCGGAGGCGATCGGCAGGGCACTCACCGAACACGGTTACGCCGTCGAGTGCGCGCTGCTCCAGTCCGTCGCCCTGGACACCCGGACCTGGGCCGAACAGGACCGTTCCGTGGTGTTCCTCCTGGCAGCGCAACGCCCCGCCACGCGCTGA
- the cobT gene encoding nicotinate-nucleotide--dimethylbenzimidazole phosphoribosyltransferase, with product MTDTGQVPGEGLPDSAGMVDQQSVPAPVQIPAPIPAGYAFQDLMDNPAEPEDEELLLMPSGQGAWSDPQVVPQAPAFPAAPQLGEVQMYPDPSYAAEPAYPEAPVAYTEFPPPVFPDGGYSAGAHETGGRDSGALDLGGLVVPPPAVPVAPAAPVRRPLHMGPPVPEANGGVVRSLADRGPAAAPAQAVPMAAVSTPSAPLPLRQAGPPTTGPEYLDVPRAEAAPVPAAQPGEIPPQAGAPWTPEPVAEPAPAPAEVVAQPVEPEPVPALAEPAVQPEPVAAEPLQPEPVAVEPEPVAVVEPEPEPVVVVPEPVAVQPEPVVAEPAEAAAGEPQAQPEPVAAVVPEPVQPEPVAEVQPAAEPEPVVPAEPIAAPPVAVEPQAEPVAPVEPVAAVVPEPVQPEPGAEAQPAPEPESEPQPESVPEPAAVEPQPEPESAPQPDPVAQPTPVAQPTPVAQAEPVAVEPRPEEAAPAEPAAAESAEPAAGEAAPGYADAEREAVLRVMRERRDIRKGFRTDPIPHEVLLRVLEAAHTAPSVGHSQPWDFVVIRSAETRRTMHELAQRQREAYAKSLPKGRAKQFKELKIEAILDTPVNIVVTADPTRGGRHTLGRHTQPQMAPYSSALAVENLWLAARAEGLGVGWVSFFDEREMVRELGLPEHLEVVAYLCVGYVDEFPEEPELAQAGWSQRRPLSWVVHEETYGRRALPGEEPHDLLSETVASIRPLDAKALGEAWERQKRMTKPAGALGMLEIISAQLSGLSRVCPPPIPEPAAVAIFAGDHGVHAQGVTPWPQEVTTQMVANFLGGGAVCNAFANQVGAEVCVIDVGVAGDLPATPGLLPRKVRPGTADLSTGPAMTREEAVAAIEVGIETARDLVAAGNKALLTGEMGIANTTVSAALISVFTGVDPAEVTGRGTGINDETHARKVEVVRRALELHQPDPADPIGVLAAIGGLEHAAIVGLLLGGASLRTPVILDGVSAGAAALVARAIAPESLSACIAGHRSAEPGHVAALNKLGLRPLVDLDLRLGEGTGALLALPLVQSAARAMHEVATFDSAGVTEK from the coding sequence ATGACTGACACCGGCCAGGTCCCGGGCGAGGGTCTCCCGGACAGTGCGGGCATGGTGGATCAGCAGAGCGTCCCCGCTCCGGTCCAGATCCCGGCACCGATTCCCGCTGGCTACGCCTTCCAGGACCTCATGGACAACCCGGCCGAGCCGGAGGACGAGGAACTGCTGCTGATGCCGAGCGGCCAGGGTGCGTGGAGCGACCCGCAGGTCGTCCCGCAGGCCCCCGCCTTCCCCGCCGCGCCCCAGCTCGGCGAGGTACAGATGTACCCGGACCCGTCCTACGCCGCCGAGCCCGCCTACCCCGAGGCCCCGGTCGCGTACACCGAGTTCCCCCCGCCCGTGTTCCCCGACGGCGGCTACAGCGCGGGCGCGCACGAGACGGGCGGCCGTGACTCCGGCGCGCTCGACCTCGGCGGGCTCGTCGTACCGCCCCCGGCGGTCCCCGTCGCCCCGGCGGCCCCCGTCCGGCGCCCCCTGCACATGGGTCCGCCCGTGCCCGAGGCCAACGGCGGAGTCGTACGCTCCCTCGCCGACCGCGGCCCGGCCGCCGCGCCCGCCCAGGCCGTCCCCATGGCCGCCGTGAGCACCCCGTCGGCGCCCCTCCCGCTGCGCCAGGCAGGACCTCCGACCACGGGACCCGAGTACCTGGACGTCCCGCGCGCCGAGGCCGCCCCGGTCCCCGCGGCCCAGCCGGGCGAGATCCCGCCGCAGGCCGGTGCGCCGTGGACGCCGGAGCCGGTGGCGGAGCCCGCCCCGGCACCCGCCGAGGTCGTGGCGCAGCCCGTGGAGCCGGAGCCCGTCCCGGCCCTCGCGGAACCGGCCGTCCAGCCCGAGCCGGTGGCGGCCGAGCCGCTGCAGCCGGAGCCCGTCGCGGTCGAGCCGGAGCCCGTCGCCGTCGTCGAGCCGGAGCCGGAGCCGGTCGTGGTCGTCCCGGAGCCCGTCGCCGTCCAGCCGGAGCCGGTCGTGGCGGAGCCGGCCGAGGCCGCGGCCGGGGAGCCCCAGGCCCAGCCCGAGCCGGTGGCCGCCGTGGTGCCCGAGCCGGTCCAGCCGGAGCCCGTTGCCGAGGTCCAGCCCGCGGCCGAGCCGGAGCCGGTGGTCCCGGCCGAGCCGATCGCGGCCCCGCCGGTTGCGGTGGAGCCGCAGGCCGAGCCGGTGGCCCCCGTCGAGCCGGTGGCCGCCGTGGTGCCCGAGCCGGTCCAGCCGGAGCCGGGCGCCGAGGCGCAGCCGGCACCGGAGCCCGAGTCCGAGCCGCAGCCCGAGTCCGTGCCCGAGCCGGCGGCCGTGGAGCCGCAGCCCGAACCCGAGTCCGCGCCCCAGCCCGACCCGGTGGCCCAGCCCACCCCGGTGGCCCAGCCCACCCCGGTGGCCCAGGCCGAGCCGGTGGCCGTGGAGCCCCGGCCCGAGGAGGCCGCCCCGGCCGAGCCCGCAGCCGCGGAATCCGCCGAGCCCGCCGCGGGCGAGGCGGCCCCCGGCTACGCCGACGCCGAGCGCGAGGCCGTCCTGCGCGTCATGCGCGAGCGCCGCGACATCCGCAAGGGCTTCCGGACCGACCCGATCCCGCACGAGGTGCTGCTCCGCGTCCTGGAGGCGGCCCACACCGCCCCCAGCGTCGGCCACTCGCAGCCGTGGGACTTCGTCGTCATCCGCTCCGCCGAGACCCGCCGCACGATGCACGAGCTCGCCCAGCGCCAGCGCGAGGCGTACGCGAAGTCGCTGCCCAAGGGCCGGGCGAAGCAGTTCAAGGAACTCAAGATCGAGGCCATCCTCGACACCCCGGTGAACATCGTCGTCACCGCCGACCCCACCCGGGGCGGACGCCACACCCTCGGCCGGCACACCCAGCCGCAGATGGCCCCGTACTCCTCGGCCCTCGCCGTCGAAAACCTCTGGCTCGCCGCGCGCGCCGAAGGCCTCGGGGTCGGCTGGGTCAGCTTCTTCGACGAGCGCGAGATGGTCCGCGAGCTGGGCCTGCCCGAGCACCTCGAGGTCGTCGCCTACCTCTGCGTCGGCTACGTCGACGAGTTCCCCGAGGAGCCCGAGCTGGCCCAGGCCGGCTGGTCGCAGCGCCGCCCGCTCTCCTGGGTGGTCCACGAGGAGACCTACGGCCGCCGCGCGCTGCCCGGTGAGGAGCCGCACGACCTGCTCTCGGAGACGGTCGCCAGCATCCGTCCGCTCGACGCGAAGGCCCTGGGCGAGGCCTGGGAGCGCCAGAAGCGCATGACCAAGCCCGCAGGGGCCCTGGGCATGCTGGAGATCATCTCCGCCCAGCTGTCCGGCCTCTCCCGGGTCTGCCCGCCGCCGATCCCGGAGCCGGCCGCGGTCGCGATCTTCGCCGGTGACCACGGCGTGCACGCCCAGGGCGTCACCCCGTGGCCGCAGGAGGTCACCACCCAGATGGTGGCCAACTTCCTTGGCGGCGGAGCGGTCTGCAACGCCTTCGCCAACCAGGTCGGCGCCGAGGTCTGCGTGATCGACGTCGGCGTCGCGGGCGACCTCCCCGCCACCCCCGGCCTCCTGCCCCGCAAGGTCCGCCCCGGCACGGCCGACCTCTCCACCGGCCCGGCGATGACCCGCGAGGAAGCCGTCGCGGCCATCGAGGTCGGCATCGAGACGGCCCGCGACCTGGTGGCGGCCGGCAACAAGGCCCTCCTCACCGGCGAGATGGGCATCGCCAACACCACGGTCTCGGCGGCCCTGATCTCCGTCTTCACCGGCGTGGACCCGGCCGAGGTCACGGGCCGCGGCACGGGCATCAACGACGAGACGCACGCCCGCAAGGTCGAGGTCGTCCGCCGCGCCCTGGAGCTCCACCAGCCCGACCCGGCGGACCCGATCGGCGTCCTGGCGGCCATCGGCGGCCTGGAGCACGCGGCCATCGTCGGCCTGCTCCTCGGCGGTGCGTCGCTGCGCACCCCGGTGATCCTGGACGGCGTCAGCGCCGGAGCCGCCGCCCTGGTGGCCCGCGCCATCGCCCCCGAGTCCCTGTCGGCCTGCATCGCGGGCCACCGCAGCGCCGAGCCGGGCCACGTCGCCGCGCTCAACAAGCTGGGCCTGCGCCCGCTGGTCGACCTGGACCTCCGCCTCGGCGAGGGCACGGGCGCCCTGCTCGCCCTCCCCCTGGTCCAGAGCGCGGCCCGCGCGATGCACGAGGTCGCCACGTTCGACTCGGCGGGCGTGACGGAGAAGTAG